Within Astyanax mexicanus isolate ESR-SI-001 chromosome 2, AstMex3_surface, whole genome shotgun sequence, the genomic segment AGAGACTCATGCTGTGTCTTTGCTGTACCAACTCTCTCAGGTGTTACAGTTCCAGGTGGAGATGAAAGAGACTGTCACTACAGGTATCTAACCCATTTTTGGGTTGTGTTCATGCATTAAAATGAAGAGTGGAAAGAGGTCTGCTGTAATTTGTTCAAAGATAGTCAAATACTGTTGTTTATTGTAAGTTAGGCCAGTTTATACCGGCACTTCTGTGTTGAGTCAACAGGTTGTCTACGACATAACCTGTGTAAGCACCCTATGCAGTTGCCCGCGTTTATGCTTCTACGTTATTGCGTCTCTgtgtcactctgcagtttaaactgtgaagGTGGGAATGTGTGGTGGCtttgtggaccaatcacagcagcTGCTGTCTGCATCGTTATAGTTCTGGAAAGGTGCTTGCAGGATTATGGTAAAGGCTTTGAcatagaagtataaattggccttaacttTGGGTCTCTGAGGAAACAGTCTCTAGGCAAATAGAAGAATTTGCAGTTTGCAAAATCCACTAATATTACCAAATCAATCaattcagtttagttttgtgtttgAAGCACTTTTCACAAtggatgcttaaaaaaaaaaacagatataggCAATATCCCTGACAAACTGGTTACAGACCACTGTTcttttctttgcctttttttctTATCTCTTTAAATTTTTACTAGGAGGAATAACAGGTTTCTACTTTGCATTCTGTGCTGTGATTGATGGAGTGGAGTATAAGACTGGCATGGGCGTCAATAAGAAGGAAGCTCGGGCCAAAGCAGCTCAGTTGGCTCTCGAGGAGCTTTTGCCTgttctggagaatgatggtgttctTCCTGATTCTTTTGGTATTTAAATCATTCTTAATCTTTTGATAAGCCATTGGTAAATGCTCTCATTTTAAACTACACACATCTTTAGTTGTTAAGTTTTTGAATGTTATGACTCATGGGGAGTTATAACGTGTTTATTTTGAACATGCAAATTTATTACATAATTGTCATGGATTGTAAGCAgttgcttttttaaatgttgaaaagACTGCACGTCTCCCAAATACAATCATCCTTGCAGCCCTACTGATGGTTTTTCCAGCGTGTAGGAAGTAGCAGACGTCAGTATTAGTTCTGTGGTTAGGCAGAGGGAAACTTGTTCTGATCAAAGAGATGGCATTATTTCACCTATGAAGTGCTCATGTTTTGTGTTATAGATTCACCATATACATCTTTAAAATTGCAGTATTTTTCTGGTTGTTGTCTGGTAAAATAGTTTGTCTGTATGAGATGTTCTTAAAATCAAGTAGTTATTGAAGTTGTCATGTTACTTAAATTGTTTACAAGTGCGTTTGGATGTATTTCTTTGTGCATATGCTTCTGTGTATCAGTGGGACCCCCTCCGCTGCCAGTGAAGGAAAGAGAATACCCACTGTCAGAGACCCATTTTGGAAGAACAGTGTTTGGTAAATTTATTTTTACTACTGTCAGTCACTTGCTGACCTTTACGAAGTGTCAATAAGAAAACTAATTAGAAATTCTTTAGGGCTGCAAAATATTGTTTCACTATTGCCATCGCAACATGTGCATGCACTGTAGTCACATGGCAGGATGGTCACATAAGGCACATTAAATCAAAAATCATGAGCCCAAACCTTTTGCTTCAAAAGTATTACTTACAGGGTTCTAATTATTCCTGAGCTGTCTAGCTAAAGCAGATTTTATCTGTCCAATATTGCCTAGATCACCCCAATCCTGGATAAACAAAGCACATTATTTGTGTATCAGTAACCTTTTGGATTATTTGTAAAATTCCTGTATTGTATTATGTGTCGCAAAAAATTATCGAAGTCATGAATttttcaatatcatgcagccctaatgctCTTTGCAGAATTTAAAAGCTTGTGTGAAACTGCTTGATTGGTTTATATTTGCTTATAATGTGTGTAACTCAGAGAGGAAGAATCCTGTAAAAGACCAGATACCCAGTACCATTAAAGAGATGTTCTCCAAGCTGATGGACAGTTACCCAGAGTTTGCTGGCTGTGGTGGAACAGTGGCTGCTTTTGTTACACAGACTTGTAAGTCTACATGATCACAAAAAATAGGGTGACACAAGgttgattttacttttttgtgCCACAGGATCAAACCTGATTTTAGCTGTGTTATCTTGTCTCCCTTTAGCAATTGGCTGTGAAGTAGTGGCTCTTGGCACAGGCAATTTAAACACTAAGGAGAGCCTAACACCTAGTGGACGCATCCTTCATGATTCCCATGCTGTGGTCACTGCACGGAGATCGCTCATGAGGTCTGtttgcatgttttgttttttttaggtaaatgtaCACTGTGTATTTAAATGCTTGTGAAAACAACTTCTCATTATGTCATTGAGCTAGTTTAAATTGCATttgtattaattgttttttttacattaaatatatgcaaattatttGTGTTTGCTCTGTTGAGTAAAAGTGAGTCTCACACTGTTTTTGTGTTAAATGTTTGAAAGGTATCTGTACAGACACCTTCTGCTGTTCTTCAGTAAGAACCGTTCTTTGGAAGAGAAATCTATCTTTCAGCAGGATCAGAATACCAAACTGCTGAGTCTGAAGAGTCACATCACCCTGCATTTGTACCTCAACCAGTTGCCCAAAGGAGCTGCTCAAATACCTTCTCACCTGTAAGAGTGCATTCAACAGTTTTTTCGCCAATCGCTACCACTTCAGCTAGAGAACTGCTAAGAGAGGTTTTAGAATAGACTCTTAATTAGGATTTGCCTGTAGCTTCAAAATATAGCACATTTAAGTAtttaatacttattttattttatttagtgcaCAGATTACTTTATTGGACTAAATTATACTATTTTATTAACAGTTAAGATAATTTGAGTGTCTTAAATAGTTTtgcaatgttttttaaacattaaataaatatcctgaatgtgtgtgtgtataatttatttattttttttaaataaaaagcaattacaaaactacattgGTTGTGAAGGGTTAGTAAACTGACCCCCTCTCTCTCATGTACTCTCTCTAGTCGGCTGAATCCTTTGTCCATTTCGGCATGGGAAGTAAATAATCAGATTGGACTGCATGTGACGATTGATGGGAAGGTCTTCTCCGTTTTCTCCTCTACATTTGAGCAGTGTGGTTCTCATGTGGTCAGTATGTCTGCTACTGACAAGATCACACAGTGGCAGGTTTTGGGTTTTCAGGGGGCACTCCTGAGCCATTTCATTGAGCCCATCTACGTCAGTAGCATTCTTATCGGTAAGCCTGCATTTCATATAATAGAAACCGAGCAGCTTTTTGTGTCTTTACTTTTAAGGATAAATCTTCTTCTATTCTCAAACAGTTGTTTTATAAGATTAATAGAACCATTAAAGTGGAGTATTGCTGTTAGTCCATTAAAATTTTCTGTGGTGTATAGATTGTGTGGTCTGCATATGTAAaagatgattgtgtgtgtgtttgtgtgactttAGGTGATGAGAGCTGCAGTGATACTCGTGGTATGGAGGTAGCGATAAATCAGAGAGTGGATGGCATCACTTCCAAGCTTCCTATGTATTACTGTGTGTATCGGCCACACATTAGTCTGGTGCCCTCAGTGATGGCTACAGATGCCCACAGCACCCAAAGAACACTCAGCCTCAACTGGAGCCAAGGAGATGTCTCACTTGAAGTTGTTGACAGTCTGGATGGCAAAACAGTGGAGGAGTGAGTAATTTTTATTACTGTACTTTTCCTTGAGTCTGTCTTTTATTACACCATTTAGTGACCCTTTTGCAACCTGTGGGTGAACTAAATATCATAGAAATGTTGACAATAAACATGCTCCACATGCAAGAAATCCCAAAGTggaatggggaaaaaaacacaagaaactgCAAGAATTTTAAAGGATTGTAAGTGGCTACTAAAACATTTGCAAGGTACACTAAAGTAAGGCTTTGTCTACTTTTCTGACTGACATTGGCTTGTCTTGCAAGGTTGTTTTAGAGAATATGTACCGGTATATAGATTTGTATTTGAGGGTGGGGACTTAATCCACACAGTACACtcatgaactgtgtgtgtgtgtttttgtgcttctGCTGCTTGAGGAAAAGCACCATAAATTAATTTTGTTGCTGTAAGTAGGTACAAGTTTGACTCATCTGTCATGGCCCCAGTAGTTGCTGAGTAAGCTTAGCTTTTTGTGGAAACGTGTTGGAGTTGTGGTGAGTGGTAAACATCAAGCTTAGCATCAGGAGCCACCCTCTACCAGTATGCAACAAGCAAAGCCTGGCAATTGCTGTTTGTAAAAATGACTTTACACTTTCCGGTTAATTTTTCTCTTATCAACATGATTGAGAAGAATGCGTTATCTCAATATGTGAAACAATTTGTTAGTTTGCCTATGCAAACACAACAGCAATATGTGGCTAAATGTTTTATGTGCTACCTCCTCTACCCCCAAAGTTTCTGTTTACGCTAAAGTAGCTTTTATTGCCGCTTCAACAGAGTTTTGTGTATTGTTggtttaacatattttaaaatggGAAGCAGAAGAGTTTAGAAACCAAAGATCAACTTGGTTTGTTCTAAAAGGCATACTCTACAGAAAACCACCCCCGCAGAATACAGTTTGTTTGATCTGATATTTACCCCCATTTGGCTGATTCTGAATTGTTTGCTTTTCAGATAGATGTCCTTGAATATGTTTATGcagcatgtttttaattttttatgtcCATTACTCTCAGGTCTCCCTTTAAGAGTGGCCCTGCTCTTGCCAGTCGCCTGTGTAAGGCTGCCATGTTGAGTCGTTTCAACTTGGTATCAAAAGAGGCACAAAGAGAAGAGCTGCTCACTGCTGTTTCCTACAGGGAAGCCAAGGTATTGCATGGGGTGGTTTACACTTATAAACATATCAGgagcattttttatataaattaaatagcaAGATTTAACACCTTGTCTGTCTATTCTGTTTTTGAGGCCTGCATTTGAAGTGTTTGATGAACTCGTCAAAAGTTTAGCTAAATATGTTTAAGGAATGAacaaatctattattattattattattattattattattattattattaacagtaatagtTATAACTTATTAGTCAATTATTTAGTATGTTCAGATTTTGTGGTACTACTGTTTACCAACACCTTTATGTTTCCTCTTTATATTATGATGACCCTATTACCCTATTAATGAAGTGATAAGTAAGTCAACAGTGACAAGATGGAAGTTCTTACCAGATTGAGTTTAAATAAGTGTGTGATTAGTGAAGAGAGAATCCAGTTTCTCTCACTGGAGTCAAGTCCACAAATACTGcactgtattattttattctttgtttcaTTTATGTTTGTAACAGATATACAATAAATTTATAAATCCTCTTAAATGTTAGTTAATGTAAATTGTTTGACTGAGCTTCTTTTTGTTATTTAGATGATGGCCAAGCCATACCAGGAAGCAAAGAGTGTGTTAAAGTCATATTTGGCCACGAGGGGCTACGGACAGTGGGTAGAGAAGCCACCAATCAGTGATCACTTCACTATGTGAAATCCTCAGATGAAAATCACACTGAAGACAGGTTTGATAGTTCAGGATATGGtttgtttattatcattattaccaTAATGTTATGATATCACATTACGTTTTTGAAACAGTTTTTGGCCCTAATTACAGAATATTTGGCTGTGTGAATCTGTTGTTTCTTGAAGAATCAGCAAAATGTTTTCTGttgattttcttttaatttaagcTTTAAAAGGTGTCGAATTTGAAACGTAGACCAAAGAAATATTTGTTGTTTGATTACTATGGAAAAGTCTTTCTCAGATGTTGACTGTACTTTGGAAGTGTAAGTCTATTGGTCAGTGTGGACTTGTGTTAAGAAAGGGAATGGCACTTAAAACTTGACAAAATAAAAGGTTCTTAGATAACACATAAAATTGCTCCATCATTTTAGGTTCCTATTATTTATTCTTTAGATAGCCAGTCTTTAAATCCAAACCGAAGTTGCCTGTACTtgcctgtttattttattttaatttttttaatctaattacTACATATACAGCAGTAAGAAACACAAGGTGGCGGTGAGGATAGGTGTTCCTTCATAAAGTAATAGTTTCAAAAGGTGAGGGTCTGAGGTAAGTG encodes:
- the adad1 gene encoding adenosine deaminase domain-containing protein 1 isoform X1, with the protein product MMGRGGSYCVSRGTSFAQVLKKNMVVTPGCSSFVPQPASDFHTYTKPKPLDQAGNSPDKISSGPKNIPKELIERYKRGETHAVSLLYQLSQVLQFQVEMKETVTTGGITGFYFAFCAVIDGVEYKTGMGVNKKEARAKAAQLALEELLPVLENDGVLPDSFVGPPPLPVKEREYPLSETHFGRTVFERKNPVKDQIPSTIKEMFSKLMDSYPEFAGCGGTVAAFVTQTSIGCEVVALGTGNLNTKESLTPSGRILHDSHAVVTARRSLMRYLYRHLLLFFSKNRSLEEKSIFQQDQNTKLLSLKSHITLHLYLNQLPKGAAQIPSHLRLNPLSISAWEVNNQIGLHVTIDGKVFSVFSSTFEQCGSHVVSMSATDKITQWQVLGFQGALLSHFIEPIYVSSILIGDESCSDTRGMEVAINQRVDGITSKLPMYYCVYRPHISLVPSVMATDAHSTQRTLSLNWSQGDVSLEVVDSLDGKTVEESPFKSGPALASRLCKAAMLSRFNLVSKEAQREELLTAVSYREAKMMAKPYQEAKSVLKSYLATRGYGQWVEKPPISDHFTM
- the adad1 gene encoding adenosine deaminase domain-containing protein 1 isoform X2 codes for the protein MMGRGGSYCVSRGTSFAQVLKKNMVVTPGCSSFVPQPASDFHTYTKPKPLDQAGNSPDKISSGPKNIPKELIERYKRGETHAVSLLYQLSQVLQFQVEMKETVTTVGPPPLPVKEREYPLSETHFGRTVFERKNPVKDQIPSTIKEMFSKLMDSYPEFAGCGGTVAAFVTQTSIGCEVVALGTGNLNTKESLTPSGRILHDSHAVVTARRSLMRYLYRHLLLFFSKNRSLEEKSIFQQDQNTKLLSLKSHITLHLYLNQLPKGAAQIPSHLRLNPLSISAWEVNNQIGLHVTIDGKVFSVFSSTFEQCGSHVVSMSATDKITQWQVLGFQGALLSHFIEPIYVSSILIGDESCSDTRGMEVAINQRVDGITSKLPMYYCVYRPHISLVPSVMATDAHSTQRTLSLNWSQGDVSLEVVDSLDGKTVEESPFKSGPALASRLCKAAMLSRFNLVSKEAQREELLTAVSYREAKMMAKPYQEAKSVLKSYLATRGYGQWVEKPPISDHFTM